One segment of Panthera leo isolate Ple1 chromosome A3, P.leo_Ple1_pat1.1, whole genome shotgun sequence DNA contains the following:
- the DEFB125 gene encoding beta-defensin 125 — MNLLMLAFIICGFLNLVTKAGWEVKRCWKDNIGHCRKRCFHVERYKLLCMNKLTCCIPIKEDDGYTKTPPRPVPFEERITVNTNDWDLFSNSPISWFDDEVTVNPTIPGNLRENSSTAPAHSLETTEGTILLGTGWHADGQNATAKTSTKSYPTVGNV; from the exons ATGAACCTCCTGATGCTGGCCTTCATTATATGTGGGTTTCTAAATCTGGTGACCAAAG CTGGCTGGGAAGTCAAAAGATGTTGGAAGGATAACATCGGGCACTGCAGAAAACGATGTTTTCATGTTGAAAGGTACAAGCTGCTTTGTATGAACAAGCTAACGTGCTGCATTCCCATAAAAGAAGACGACGGATACACTAAAACGCCACCACGTCCTGTACCCTTTGAAGAACGGATAACTGTTAATACGAATGACTgggatttattttctaattccccCATATCTTGGTTTGATGATGAGGTAACAGTTAACCCAACTATACCTGGAAACCTAAGAGAAAATTCTTCCACAGCTCCGGCACATTCTCTTGAGACCACTGAAG GGACAATTCTATTGGGGACTGGATGGCATGCAGACGGACAGAATGCTACTGCCAAGACAAGTACCAAGAGTTACCCTACCGTTGGAAATGTGTAA
- the DEFB127 gene encoding beta-defensin 127: MKLLLIIAILLFQKSTVTEQLKRCWGEYIRGYCRKICKISEIREVLCENGRYCCLNIVELEARKKITKPPRPKPRTYAVTFPQDFDINIENYSRPKANST; the protein is encoded by the exons ATGAAGCTCCTCCTGATCATTGCAATTCTGCTGTTCCAGAAGTCCACAG TAACTGAACAACTTAAGAGATGCTGGGGTGAATATATACGAGGATATTGCaggaaaatatgcaaaataagtGAAATACGTGAAGTACTATGTGAGAATGGGAGATACTGTTGCCTCAATATCGTGGAATTGGAAGCAcgtaaaaaaattacaaagccaCCTCGTCCAAAGCCAAGGACATATGCAGTGACTTTCCCTCAAGATTTTGATATAAACATAGAAAATTATTCAAGACCCAAGGCAAACTCTACTTGA